The Winslowiella toletana region AATTAATGTGACAAACTTCACACAACTACATCCGGTCACTGCACGCTAACTGGGTTTTGCGATCGCGGCTGCAAGTTACCCCATTATTTTGTATCGGCGGTTTATTGTGATCCCGTTCTCAATTCTTTCGGCTGCTGCTCGGCATCAGGGTGGAAAAGGATATGCTAAATGATAAATATGAAACAGCGTTTCAATAAATGAATTAATCTTGGGCAGATAAGGGGAACAGTATGGCGAAGGGTTCACGCATCAAACTTCCTTTCCACCATTTTCAGGATCCAGAGACCGGCGCAGCAGTGGTTCGCCTGACGCCACCAGAGGTGTTGTGTCATCGTAACTACTTCTATCAGAAGTGTTTTACCCAGGATGGTGAACGGCTGCTGTTTGCTGGCGAATTTGATGGTAACCGAAACTACTATCTGCTCGATCTGGAAACACAGGAAGCGAGACAGCTGACCGAAGGCCATGGTGATAATACCTTTGGCGGCTTTTTATCCCCCGATGATCGCTATCTTTACTATGTGAAAAACGAACGTAATTTGCAGCGCGTCGATATCAACAGCCTCGAGGAAATCAGCGTTTATCAGGTTCCGGACAGCTGGGTAGGTTATGGTACCTGGGTGGCAAACAGCGACTGTACACAGCTGGTTGGGATTGAGATTGCCCGTGAAGACTGGGAACCGCTCTCCGACTGGCAGATATTTCAACGCTTCTTCGAAAAAAATCCGCACTGCCGCCTGCTGCGCGTCGATCTGAACAGTGGCGAAGCGCAGACCATTCATCAGCAACAGCTATGGCTGGGCCATCCGATTTACCGGCCGTGGCATAATCAGACCGTGGCGTTTTGTCATGAAGGCCCGCACGATCTGGTCGATGCGCGTATGTGGCTGATTAATGAAGACGGCAGCAATATGCGTAAGGTAAAAGATCACGCGGAGGGCGAAAGCTGTACCCATGAGTTTTGGGTGCCGGACGGATCGGCGCTGATCTACGTTTCTTACCATAAAGATCGCCCGGATCGCCAAATCTGCCGCTACCATCCGGACAGCGATCGTAATGAAGTGCTGATGACCATGCCAGCCTGCTCCCATCTGATGAGTAACGAAAACGGCTCACTGCTGGTCGGCGACGGTTCCGGCACGCCGGTCGACGTACAGGATACCGCTGGCTACACCATCGATAATGATCCATGGCTTTATGTCTTTGATGTGCAACAGCGCCGTCATTTCCGGCTGGCCGGGCATCACAGTTCATGGCGCGTGCTGGATGGCGATCGTCAGGTGACGCATCCGCATCCGTCTTTTACTCCGGACGACCGTCAGGTGCTGTTTACCTCAGATTATGAAGGTCAGCCGGCACTCTATCTGGCCACGTTACCCGACAGCCTGACCCGTTAATCAATAAAAATTACAGGAATAACCATGTTTATCTACAAGCAAGAGACCACGCTGGAAGATTTGGGCAACGGCGTGACGCGCCGGGTGCTGGCGCATGGCGGCGGTATGATGGCGGTTGAAGTCAATTTCGAGAAGGATGCGGTAGGGCCGTTGCATCATCACCCGCATGAGCAGCTGACCTATGTGCTGTCAGGTCGTTTTGCATTCACCATTGATGGCGTAACGAAAGAGGTCGCGGCGGGCGATACCTTGTATAAAAAACCGCATGTGGTTCACGGCTGTGTCTGCCTTGAGCCAGGCACCCTGCTGGATACCTTTACCCCGCAGCGCGAAGATTTTCTTTCCTGAATAATATCGGAATATCTGGAATATTGCAGGGGAGCCGTTTTCGGCTCCCCTGAGTCTATTGAGAATTACTTTAATTTCTCGATATCGGCATCACCCTGATTACCAATTACCGCTTCATCCTTACGCACCTTCGCCACGTCTTTCTCGGTAACGACCGTGCTGGTGGTATTTCCCCAGCTGGTGCGGATAAAGTTAACCACATCCGCCACCTGACGGTCGTTCATCCGCCAGCCAAAAGCAGGCATGGTAATCGCCGACGGTGCGCCTTGCACGCCAGGCAGCGTATTACCGGTCAGCACGATATGGATCAGTGAAGTCGGATCGTCCGCTTGCACTACCGCATTACCCGCCAGCTCCGGGAAGAAGCGTTGGTAACCGCTGCCGTCGGTTTTATGGCAGGCCGCACAGCTGTCGACATACAGCGCCGCACCGGTTTTACCGTCGTCCCCGCGCCACAGCGCTTTTGCCACGCTGTCGTCCGGCTTGAAGCCCACCTGGTTTGGATCTTTGGCACCCAGCGACTTCAGATAACGAGCAATTGCCGTCGCATCTTCTGCACTGAGATATTGCAGACTGTGTTCAACAACATCGGTCATGCCACCAAATACCGCGGTATGATCGTTGCGACCGGTACGCAGGAACTGCACCAGATCGTCTTCGCTCCAGCGGCCTAAGCCGTCGCGGTTGTCGCCACGCAGATTGCTGGCAGTCCAGCCATCAATCGGCGCATTGCTGCCGGAAAGATAGTCGCCACCTTTATCATCATTCAGCGCTTTTTCCTGCATGGTAATGCTGCGCGGCGTATGGCAGGCACCACAGTGGCCGAGCCCTTCCACCAGATAACGGCCGCGTGCCAGCACTGGATCTTCACCGGCTTTTGGCTGGAAGGCTTTCACATCCGGTGCAAAGATGCCGCGCCAGACAGACAGCGGCCAACGCATCGACAGCGGCCACGGAATGTCGCTGTCTTTATTCTGCTGCGCGACCGGCTGTACGCCATGCATAAAGTAAGCATACATCGCCTGCATATCGTCATCGCTGACCACGGCATAAGAAGGGTAAGGCATCGCCGGATAGAGCGTATCGCCATTTTTCGCTACGCCATGACGCACCGCTTTCTGGAAATCGTCATAGCTGTAGCTGCCAATGCCATTTTCCGGGTCCGGAGTGATATTGGTGGAGTAAATGGTGCCGATGGGCGTCACCATCGGTAAGCCACCTGCAAACGGTTTCCCGTCCTTGCTGGTATGGCAAGCCACGCAGTCACCGGCGCGCGCCAGATATTCACCGCGCTTGATCAGATCGCCCGACTGGCTCTCTTCCGCCTGCACGCCAAACGCCAGCACGCCCAGTAGCAGGGCTGATAATCCGATTTTCATTGTCATCATCCTTATGCCTGCACCAGTGGACCAGGGTTTTTCAGATACTGTTCACGAATCGCTTTCGCTGACCAGTAAGTCAGTGCCGCCACCATGCCGGTCGGGTTGTAGCCCAGCCCCTGCGGGAAGGCAGATGCGCCCGGAACAAACACGTTAGAAACATCCCAGCTTTGCAGATAACGGTTAATGGCGCTGGTTTTCGGATCTTCGCCCATAATCGCGCCACCGTTCATATGGGTGGTCTGATAGACGGTGGTATCGAAGTGGGTACCCGGCTTTTTCGCCGCACCGGTGATCAGCTTCGGATTCATCGCTTCGGCGATGTTATGCATGCGGTCATGCATAAACTGCGACATCTTGATATCGTTTTCCTGCCAGTCAAAGGTCATACGCAGCAGCGGCTGGCCGTAAGCATCTTTGTAGTTCGGATCGAGATCGAGATAGTTATTACGATAAGACTGGTGCGCGCCGTGAGCATCCATCGAAACGTGATGGGTATAGTGATCGGCAACCGCAGCCTTCCACTGGCTGCCCCAGTTTGGCGTGCCCGGCGGCACTGGCAGACCGGAGATCGGCTTCACGCCTGCCTGGTTGACCCAAAACGGTGAGCCGCCAACAAAACCATATTTGCTGTGATCGAAGTTATCGGCATTAAAGTCATCAACGCCTACGCCTGCGCCACCGGCACCAATAAAGTTATTGGTGTGCACGTCTTTATCAAAGAAGGCTTTGATGGTGGAGAGATTCTGATAGGCAAAATTACGTCCGACAGTGCCTTCATTGGTCACCGGGTTATACGGCTTGCCGATGCCGGAAAGCAGCATCAGATGCACGTTGTGGAACTGGAATGCCGAGAGGATCACCAGATCCGCCGGTTGCACTACTTCGCGCCCCTGCGCATCGACATAGGTCACGCCGGTGGCGCGCTTTTTGTCATCGGTCAGATTCACGCGCAGCACGTGTGAATTAACGCGCAGTTCAAACTTCGACTCCTGACGCAGCGCTGGCAGAATATTGACGTTCGGCGAAGCTTTCGAATACATATAGCAGGCGTAGCCGCTGCAGAAACCGCAGAAGTTGCACGGCCCCATTTGTGCGCCATAGGTATTGGTATACGGGCCAGACGTGTTGGCCGATGGCAGGTCATATGGGTGATAACCGACGGATTCAGCCGCTTTGGCAAACAGCTGTGCGGAAAAAGTGCGTTTCTGCGCCGGCAGCGGGAAGTCACTGGAGCGATCCGGCGCAAAGGGGTTGCCGCCTTGCTCTTTACCGACCACTTTACCTTTGATGCTCCAGGCCGAGCCGGAAGTGCCGAACACTTTCTCAGCCTGATCGAAGTAAGGTTCCAGCTCATCGTAAGTGACGCCAAAGTCCTGGATGGTCATGCCTTCCGGAATAAATTTCTTGCCGTAGCGCTCTTCATAGTGGCTACGCATACGCAGTTCTATTGGATCGACGCGGAAATGCACTCCTGACCAGTGCAGACCGGCTCCACCGGTGCCGGTACCCGGTAAAAACGCCGCCAGTTGACGATACGGCTGAGCGGTTTGCGCCGAGTTATGACGAATGGTGACGGTGCTTTTGGATAAGTCCTGGAACAGCTTTTTGCGCACGTTGTAGGTCAGTTCGTCGATCACCTGCGGATACGCGCCGTCAGGATAAGTATCGCGATGCGGGCCGCGCTCCAGCGCCACCACATTCAGCCCGGCCTCCGTCAGCTCTTTAGCCATAATCGAACCGGCCCAGCCAAAGCCGACAATTACTGCATCCACTTTCTTCATTTCGTTTGCCATGCTTAAGCTCTTTCCCCGCGAATAGACACCGGCGGGAACGGATAGCGTTCGCCGCGTTCAACCCAATCCATAAAATCAGCACGTGCGCCAGGGAAGCCAATCAGCGTCCAGCCCACCATCTGCTGATTACCACCGTGGATCGGATCGCTGAAGAAACCTTCACGGGTGTTCTGTAACAGGAAAGAGAAAAAGACTTTACTCGGTAGCTGTCTGAACCCGGCGCTGCCGCTTTCAAACGCCTGCAAAATCGTGTCCTGCTGCTGCGCGGTCAGTTCAGCAAACACTTTACCGTGCTGTGCTTTTGCATAAGCGTCAGCCTCTTCCAGCCCCAGACGATAAATCTGCTGCGGCACCAGCGGCAGCTGATAGCCCAGCTCGCGGTCAGCATCGGGATGAAACGGCCCCTGCATATACCAGTTGGCACCGGTGGCATAAGGGGTATTCATCTGGCGATCGATAAACTCCGGCACGCCGGCTTCCAGCGCCCCAGGGCCACGTTCATCTGCCGGGATCAGGCGCGCGACGGCGGCCTGCAGAAAGGCAAACTCTTCACGGGTGAACCAACTCGGTTGATAATCTTTTGCCTGCTGCGGGCCAGCGGGTGCTTGATTATCTTTAGCCTGCGCCTGGCTGGCGACAGCCAGAGAGCCAAGTCCGGTGCTGCCAATCGCCACTGCCGGAGCCAGCGTTATGGTCTTCAGGAGAAAGTCTCTCCTTGAGCTGCCTGTTTTTTCTTTTGACATTACATTGCCTTATCACGCTACCGCGCTGCGGTGCGCATCAATGAGTGAGTATCGGTGTTGTTGTTTTTATCAGGATATTCCGGGGATACAGGCGGTAACATTTTGTGTTACCGGTAACAATAATCAATATTGTAACAGCATTCCCCTTTAAACTTTAGGCTTAAGAAACAAAACCACACAAATTCCTTAACAATTAGCCGACAATTAACCGGCTTTAACCAGAAAAATCCCACCAGGCGGGGAATTTGAAACGGACGGACACAACCGACGACAGACTGACAACAATCAAAGCGCTATAACTGGCTGACAATAACCATGGAGTGCCTATGTTTAGCTCTTTCTTTCCCCGGCCAGCGCTGTTTTTCAGCAGCGCAGCGATATGGAGCCTGATGGCGATCCTGTGCTGGTTCGATGGCGGCGACCATCTGGTTTTTCAGCTACATCAGTTTGCTTCATACGCTGATAAACCCTTACCGGACAACGCCTGGCGCTTTGTGCAGCCTTCTCAGCTGTGGTTCTATCTTTACTACGCGGTAATCGTCGGATTGTTCGCAATGGTGTGGTTTATTTATCGGCCACATCGCTGGCAACGCTGGTCAGTGCTCGGCAGCGCACTGATTATTTTCGTTACCTGGTTTGATGTGCAGGTGGGCGTGGCCATCAACGCCTGGTATGGCCCATTTTACGACATGATTCAAAACGCGCTGGCACATCCCAATACCATAAAAATCATCATTTTCTACCAGCAGCTGGCTGCATTCCTCGGCATCGCACTGATAGCGGTAGTGATTGGCGTACTTA contains the following coding sequences:
- a CDS encoding oligogalacturonate lyase family protein, with protein sequence MAKGSRIKLPFHHFQDPETGAAVVRLTPPEVLCHRNYFYQKCFTQDGERLLFAGEFDGNRNYYLLDLETQEARQLTEGHGDNTFGGFLSPDDRYLYYVKNERNLQRVDINSLEEISVYQVPDSWVGYGTWVANSDCTQLVGIEIAREDWEPLSDWQIFQRFFEKNPHCRLLRVDLNSGEAQTIHQQQLWLGHPIYRPWHNQTVAFCHEGPHDLVDARMWLINEDGSNMRKVKDHAEGESCTHEFWVPDGSALIYVSYHKDRPDRQICRYHPDSDRNEVLMTMPACSHLMSNENGSLLVGDGSGTPVDVQDTAGYTIDNDPWLYVFDVQQRRHFRLAGHHSSWRVLDGDRQVTHPHPSFTPDDRQVLFTSDYEGQPALYLATLPDSLTR
- a CDS encoding cupin domain-containing protein: MFIYKQETTLEDLGNGVTRRVLAHGGGMMAVEVNFEKDAVGPLHHHPHEQLTYVLSGRFAFTIDGVTKEVAAGDTLYKKPHVVHGCVCLEPGTLLDTFTPQREDFLS
- a CDS encoding c-type cytochrome; amino-acid sequence: MKIGLSALLLGVLAFGVQAEESQSGDLIKRGEYLARAGDCVACHTSKDGKPFAGGLPMVTPIGTIYSTNITPDPENGIGSYSYDDFQKAVRHGVAKNGDTLYPAMPYPSYAVVSDDDMQAMYAYFMHGVQPVAQQNKDSDIPWPLSMRWPLSVWRGIFAPDVKAFQPKAGEDPVLARGRYLVEGLGHCGACHTPRSITMQEKALNDDKGGDYLSGSNAPIDGWTASNLRGDNRDGLGRWSEDDLVQFLRTGRNDHTAVFGGMTDVVEHSLQYLSAEDATAIARYLKSLGAKDPNQVGFKPDDSVAKALWRGDDGKTGAALYVDSCAACHKTDGSGYQRFFPELAGNAVVQADDPTSLIHIVLTGNTLPGVQGAPSAITMPAFGWRMNDRQVADVVNFIRTSWGNTTSTVVTEKDVAKVRKDEAVIGNQGDADIEKLK
- a CDS encoding GMC family oxidoreductase; its protein translation is MANEMKKVDAVIVGFGWAGSIMAKELTEAGLNVVALERGPHRDTYPDGAYPQVIDELTYNVRKKLFQDLSKSTVTIRHNSAQTAQPYRQLAAFLPGTGTGGAGLHWSGVHFRVDPIELRMRSHYEERYGKKFIPEGMTIQDFGVTYDELEPYFDQAEKVFGTSGSAWSIKGKVVGKEQGGNPFAPDRSSDFPLPAQKRTFSAQLFAKAAESVGYHPYDLPSANTSGPYTNTYGAQMGPCNFCGFCSGYACYMYSKASPNVNILPALRQESKFELRVNSHVLRVNLTDDKKRATGVTYVDAQGREVVQPADLVILSAFQFHNVHLMLLSGIGKPYNPVTNEGTVGRNFAYQNLSTIKAFFDKDVHTNNFIGAGGAGVGVDDFNADNFDHSKYGFVGGSPFWVNQAGVKPISGLPVPPGTPNWGSQWKAAVADHYTHHVSMDAHGAHQSYRNNYLDLDPNYKDAYGQPLLRMTFDWQENDIKMSQFMHDRMHNIAEAMNPKLITGAAKKPGTHFDTTVYQTTHMNGGAIMGEDPKTSAINRYLQSWDVSNVFVPGASAFPQGLGYNPTGMVAALTYWSAKAIREQYLKNPGPLVQA
- a CDS encoding gluconate 2-dehydrogenase subunit 3 family protein: MSKEKTGSSRRDFLLKTITLAPAVAIGSTGLGSLAVASQAQAKDNQAPAGPQQAKDYQPSWFTREEFAFLQAAVARLIPADERGPGALEAGVPEFIDRQMNTPYATGANWYMQGPFHPDADRELGYQLPLVPQQIYRLGLEEADAYAKAQHGKVFAELTAQQQDTILQAFESGSAGFRQLPSKVFFSFLLQNTREGFFSDPIHGGNQQMVGWTLIGFPGARADFMDWVERGERYPFPPVSIRGERA